In a genomic window of Amblyomma americanum isolate KBUSLIRL-KWMA chromosome 4, ASM5285725v1, whole genome shotgun sequence:
- the LOC144129863 gene encoding solute carrier family 22 member 7-like codes for MALSVNLVERQDAVRPRKGRQLPTDIACAAFFMCGISAPLQTTCSSSSGSQDVEDRDCVLLTSDDVRHGNFQRHVVSSAALGLTIFVMHAFAYVLISRPVDHWCRRPDNLRDLTLEVWRNVAIPIEADGQPSRCTVYDPPVPEDPDEERRVVRCQAWEYDIGHAKDSIVSNWDLVCERKFLLSLSTFVFMLGPAVFAPVAGPMSDRFGRKPVIMAAAGTLLGASLCAAGSQSLPLFVLARFVIAGSASATSLILFTLVFEVTGNERRALHTLWATSIGGTVPLPLLQLVNLIRPSWELAQAVFLLPTVLQMMCCNFLEESPSWLVATSQLRRAQQVVVCAARMNGLDVSKATQAFQRLKRHIRTNDQGHSITASALSTGTAAEGALQAAMFRRRALSVAIAWFNITFVFYYLAIMAAKTGGHDKAVHFGMQTLTFIGICWLLTKKGQRESLTVAVSAVAVCAGAYFAASVLSLSSLIPSIRSVVLCFCTGALAICYGYTAEVFPVSIRSTGICLSYTAGRLGALLSSFLSEFKGVPDSAAMQAAMAALMLVTAVAVQWLPEVFLNTKTTKPPKPAVLSPEEQKKALKASLAASPSPRKQNRRRKERGQSTVSPKRSGANKMEPKSLTERSPPVFASVTPKN; via the exons ATGGCGCTTTCGGTGAACTTGGTAGAGCGCCAAGACGCTGTGCGCCCTAGGAAGGGGCGCCAGTTGCCAACCGACATAGCCTGTGCGGCGTTTTTCATGTGTGGCATCTCGGCACCGCTTCAGAcgacctgcagcagcagcagtggctcaCAAGATGTCGAAGACCGCGACTGCGTCCTTCTCACTAGCGACGACGTTC GCCATGGGAACTTTCAGCGTCACGTCGTGTCCTCGGCCGCACTCGGTCTGACCATTTTTGTAATGCACGCGTTCGCCTATGTCCTCATCAGCCGACCCGTGGATCACTGGTGCCGCCGTCCTGATAACCTACGGGACCTGACCTTGGAAGTGTGGAGGAACGTCGCCATACCTATCGAGGCAGACGGGCAGCCCAGCCGGTGCACCGTATATGACCCTCCGGTTCCG GAAGATCCCGATGAAGAACGCCGTGTGGTGCGCTGCCAAGCTTGGGAATACGACATCGGCCACGCCAAGGACAGCATAGTCAGCAACTGGGACTTGGTGTGCGAACGGAAGTTTCTGCTCAgcctgtcaactttcgtattcATGCTTGGCCCCGCCGTCTTCGCGCCTGTCGCGGGCCCGATGTCGGATCGGTTCGGCCGAAAACCGGTCATTATGGCGGCCGCTGGAACTCTGCTCGGCGCCAGCCTCTGCGCCGCCGGTTCGCAGTCGCTGCCACTTTTCGTATTGGCTCGCTTCGTGATCGCCGGATCAGCCAGCGCGACAAGTCTTATTTTGTTCACGCTAGTTTTCGAGGTGACCGGCAACGAGCGACGTGCCCTGCACACCTTGTGGGCGACATCCATCGGAGGCACCGTTCCGTTGCCTTTACTGCAGCTGGTGAACTTAATCCGCCCGTCGTGGGAGCTGGCGCAGGCCGTATTCCTGCTGCCGACGGTGCTCCAGATGATGTGCTGCAACTTTCTGGAAGAGTCGCCCAGCTGGTTGGTAGCCACGTCGCAGTTGCGCAGGGCCCAGCAAGTCGTCGTCTGCGCGGCAAGAATGAACGGGCTCGACGTTAGTAAGGCTACGCAGGCATTCCAGCGACTCAAACGACATATCAGGACCAACGACCAGGGACATTCCATCACAGCCTCTGCCCTTTCCACCGGCACTGCAGCGGAAGGAGCtctgcaggccgccatgttccgCCGCCGGGCCCTCTCGGTCGCCATCGCCTGGTTCAACATCACATTCGTTTTCTACTATCTTGCAATCATGGCGGCCAAGACAGGAGGCCACGACAAAGCAGTGCACTTCGGCATGCAAACGCTCACCTTCATAGGCATATGCTGGTTGCTTACCAAGAAAGGCCAGCGCGAATCGCTAACCGTTGCCGTCTCCGCTGTCGCTGTGTGCGCCGGGGCTTACTTTGCCGCAAGCGTGCTCTCCCTATCTTCGCTGATTCCCTCTATCCGCAGCGTCGTCCTGTGCTTCTGCACCGGCGCCCTAGCAATCTGCTACGGCTACACCGCAGAAGTGTTCCCCGTTTCCATCCGCAGCACCGGAATTTGTCTCTCCTACACAGCTGGGCGCCTGGGAGCCCTGCTCAGTTCCTTCCTCTCCGAGTTCAAAGGCGTGCCCGACTCTGCCGCCATGCAAGCGGCCATGGCCGCGCTTATGCTCGTTACCGCTGTGGCAGTTCAGTGGCTCCCAGAAGTCTTCCTCAACACGAAAACAACAAAGCCGCCGAAGCCCGCTGTGCTGAGCCCAGAAGAGCAAAAGAAAGCCCTGAAAGCATCCTTGGCGGCCTCACCGAGCCCAAGAAAGCAAAACCGCCGCCGCAAGGAACGCGGACAGTCAACGGTCTCGCCGAAGCGTTCCGGGGCAAACAAAATGGAACCAAAATCTTTGACGGAACGTTCACCCCCCGTTTTTGCGTCCGTCACCCCGAAGAATTGA